TCTGAGCTTGACTTTCAGAATCTGAATTTCAGTGTCCAGGCGCAGGTTGTCCTGCTGCAGCCGGAAAATGTCCTCGTGAAAGGTTATTCCACGCGCGGGATCTTCACGCTGCAGCAATTCCTTTACCTTGGCCTGGGCTTCGGCCTGCTCGGCCTTGAACCTGCCGATTTCTTTTTCAATGGTCTCAATCTGTTGTGATTCGGATTCGTTTACGCTTTGGCTTGTCATCTTGAGTTTCGTCTACCTGTTCTTCGATCCGTGAGGAATTGATGAAGTTTTGAGGGCTTGGGAGGTTCATGAAAATTTTCCAGAACCAGGGCCAGGCCGAGGAGATATTGTCCGCATTGGTCATGCAGACCCCCGGATGCGTGAAGGATATGAGCGATCCAGCCAGCGTCCAGTATGGGCCGGGACTCTGCCAGGGCGACTCGCTGACTTTCTTGGCGTTGGGCAGCCCGAGCTGCAATAGCCCGGGTTCAATGGCATATCCGGCGCCCAGATTTTCGAGCAGGTCCTGGGCGTAATCGACATCCTCGCGCTTGGTGTCCAGTGTGATGGCGCATTGGCCGCGCAATCCCATGGACATGGCCAGCATCAAAGGCAGGTATTCCTGGCATGAGGTTATGTCTATGGATAGTTTTTGGGGCCTGTTGCTCATGGACGATGTGATCTGGCCGCCCTGCACGCTGATCCGCAATCCGAACTCGTGCAGGATATCCATGATGTCATGGAGGTGGGGCGCGTAGTGAGGCCATTTTCCATGCAGGACGACCTTGCCGTCCGTAAAGAACGGAAGGACCAGCAGATGGAGGCTCATCAGCGGATCTATGGGGATATCTACTGCGGAGAGGTCAAGGTTGGTGGACGCCGGAGGGACGATGATGCTCAGTCCCTCGAATTGAAGCTCCGGATTGTGCTCCTGCAGGAATCCGATCCCCTTGCGCAGCAGTTTGCTGTTTGAAAACGATTCATGAAGCTGGATCGAAAGTCCGGATTTGTAGGTGGTGGCAGCGACAACAAGAGCCAGCACGAATTTCTTGGAAACGCCCTTGGGGATGGAGATGGTCTCCGGAAGCTGCCCACTGCTTTCCACCCTGACCGGCAACCCGTAGCTGTGCGGCTCAACAACCGTGAGCCGGGCGCCAAGCTGAGGCAAAAGGTCCTGCACAGGCCTGACGTCATGAATCTTGAGCTTGGTGGATCCGGTGAATTTGGCCCGGGTCACCTGCCCGAGGGCAAGGCACAGCAGGAGGTAGAAGTGGAATTTGCTCTGCCCGGCATAGATGATCTTGTTGTCCATGGACCAGGAATCGACGGGCTGGGTTTCGCATTGACGATTCTGGAACGTGAGCTTGAACCCGCAGAGATTGAGGGCATTGATCAGTTCAAGGGAAATGTCGTTCCCCTGGAATGGCGCAATGGTCAGCGGCGAGGAATTCGTGGCTCCAAGAAAGAACATCATGCTGCGCAGGATCTGGTCCCGGGGAGCATCGAGGTCTATTTCCACGGGCTTGCGCCGGGGGAAGAGGCACAGAGGTTTCTCGTTGGAGGAATTGCGCTCGACCCTGGCATAGGACAGGTTGTTCGAGAGGTGAAAGATTTTTTTGAGAATCTGGGGCTCCAGATTGTCCGCCTTGGATGCGTCGCGCCAAACTTGCCACAGCACTTTTTCCTGGTTGGGATCGGTGATGCCGAGGTTTTTGGAGCGCCTGGTGGATGCCGCCCTGGACAAAAGGTTCGTCCTGGACATGAGAAGGGAAACAAGCTTTTCGTCGAGTTGCGCCAGTTCCTGCGTCAGAGATAGAGTATTATGTTTTTCGGCCATGCGAATTCTTTCAGGATAGGGAGGTTGATGTTCATGGGTGCATGAACGCATGATGAAAGCTGATATCAAAGGGGTACATTAACAATAAGACTTTGGGGATTGCAAGCGGTTATTGTTCGATATAAATATAATATGCTAAAATAAAAGAAAAAACTGAGAGAAGGCCCAAAATGTCCGGTGAAGTCACGTCAATCCCGAAAATTCAGGGAGGTCAGGATTGGCGGATACTTGCGTGGTTGATAAAAAAATCACAAAACGGTTGACAAGACGCTCGTTGCGAAGCAAAAAGGGGTCTCCGTTTTTTTATTTGTGAAAATAAAAACAAACTATATTTAGGAGGATCCACGTTATGGCTCTCGTACCCCCGCATGGTGGAAAAGGTTTGGTTTGCTGTCTGCTTCAGGGTGCCGAACTGGCTGCCGAGCAGAAAAAGGCCGAAGGACTGAAGAAGATCGACATCAGCCCCCGCGCCAAGGGCGACCTGATCATGATGGGCATCGGCGGCTTCAGCCCGCTGAGCGGCTTCATGACCAAGGCCGACTGGAAGTCCGTGTGTGAAAATTTCACCCTGGCTGACGGCACCTTCTGGCCCGTGCCCGTGACCCTGGATGTAGATGAAGAAGTGAAGGTCGGCGAAGAGATCGCTCTGTTCGATCCCAAGAAGGGCGTCTTCATGGCCACAATGAAGGTCAACGAAGTTTACGAAATGACCGACGCCGACAAGAAGTGGGAATGTGAGAAGGTCTACAAGGGCCAGGGCGAAGAGTCCGCCGATGACAAGTTCTGGGAAATCGCTCCCAAGGATCACCCCGGCGTGCAGATGGTTTTGGCTCAGAAGAAATACAACGTTGCCGGTCCTGTCAAAGTCCTTTCCGAAGGCGACTACCGCGACAGATTCCCCGGTTGCTACATGTCTCCGGCCGAAGCCCGCGCCACCTTCGAAGAGAAAGGTTGGAGCAAGGTTGCCGCTCTTCAGCTGCGTAACCCCATGCACCGCTCTCACGAATACCTGGCCAAGATCGCTGTTGAAGTGTGCGACGGCGTTTTCATTCACTCCCTGGTCGGCAACTTGAAGCCCGGCGACATCCCGGCCGAAGTCCGCATCAAGTGCATCGACACCCTCATTGAAAAATACTTCGTGAAGGCCAATGTGGTTCAGGGCGGCTATCCCCTGGATATGCGTTATGCCGGTCCCCGCGAAGGCCTGCTGCACGCAACCTTCCGCCAGAACTACGGCGTTTCCGACATGCTGATCGGCCGCGACCATGCTGGCGTCGGTGACTTCTACGGTCTGTTCGAGGCTCAGGAAATCTTTGATCGCGTTCCCAAGAACCTGGGCGCTGGCAAGGATCTGATCACCCAGCCCATGAAGATCGACTGGACCTTCTACTGCTACAAGTGTGACGGCATGGCTTCCCTGCGCACCTGCCCGCACAGCA
This sequence is a window from Desulfomicrobium apsheronum. Protein-coding genes within it:
- a CDS encoding chorismate mutase; this translates as MAEKHNTLSLTQELAQLDEKLVSLLMSRTNLLSRAASTRRSKNLGITDPNQEKVLWQVWRDASKADNLEPQILKKIFHLSNNLSYARVERNSSNEKPLCLFPRRKPVEIDLDAPRDQILRSMMFFLGATNSSPLTIAPFQGNDISLELINALNLCGFKLTFQNRQCETQPVDSWSMDNKIIYAGQSKFHFYLLLCLALGQVTRAKFTGSTKLKIHDVRPVQDLLPQLGARLTVVEPHSYGLPVRVESSGQLPETISIPKGVSKKFVLALVVAATTYKSGLSIQLHESFSNSKLLRKGIGFLQEHNPELQFEGLSIIVPPASTNLDLSAVDIPIDPLMSLHLLVLPFFTDGKVVLHGKWPHYAPHLHDIMDILHEFGLRISVQGGQITSSMSNRPQKLSIDITSCQEYLPLMLAMSMGLRGQCAITLDTKREDVDYAQDLLENLGAGYAIEPGLLQLGLPNAKKVSESPWQSPGPYWTLAGSLISFTHPGVCMTNADNISSAWPWFWKIFMNLPSPQNFINSSRIEEQVDETQDDKPKRKRIRITTD
- the sat gene encoding sulfate adenylyltransferase, which produces MALVPPHGGKGLVCCLLQGAELAAEQKKAEGLKKIDISPRAKGDLIMMGIGGFSPLSGFMTKADWKSVCENFTLADGTFWPVPVTLDVDEEVKVGEEIALFDPKKGVFMATMKVNEVYEMTDADKKWECEKVYKGQGEESADDKFWEIAPKDHPGVQMVLAQKKYNVAGPVKVLSEGDYRDRFPGCYMSPAEARATFEEKGWSKVAALQLRNPMHRSHEYLAKIAVEVCDGVFIHSLVGNLKPGDIPAEVRIKCIDTLIEKYFVKANVVQGGYPLDMRYAGPREGLLHATFRQNYGVSDMLIGRDHAGVGDFYGLFEAQEIFDRVPKNLGAGKDLITQPMKIDWTFYCYKCDGMASLRTCPHSKDDRVVLSGTKLRKALSEGAEVVDHFGRDEVLVILREYYSTLTEKVEVKMQGAASGAAM